In Bradysia coprophila strain Holo2 unplaced genomic scaffold, BU_Bcop_v1 contig_350, whole genome shotgun sequence, a genomic segment contains:
- the LOC119079967 gene encoding nascent polypeptide-associated complex subunit alpha, muscle-specific form-like isoform X3 — protein sequence MKLLFCALVIVFTQGLFAAPNRKVDEISKGRDLKKSLAEKSNESYDSTDFDELYTNLKATKPPKDTPEKSKKGNSKSRGSKHSNSRSGSGSHEPNVGSIKDAVARNPFKTTKANSKAKPKNIFGSKSRGRQNSASRSSEPKVGSIGKLLGAVNGLVKNTVAPIRNAPKSKINPKTSSDNSRRRKPSDDSVAESNESAKGSDDKRNHDHRHHKNHHHDSETSTSEEIPLCQLEDGHVVHPKPHHGHHGHHGHHGHHDHDKPVDVPVDAPVDAPVDAPVDAPVDAPCDTPVDAPVDAPVDAPVDAPVDAPVDTPVDDPIDAPVDAPVDAPVDAPVDTLVDAPVDAPVDAPVDAPVDTPVDAPVDAPVDAPVDAPVDAPVDAPVDAPVDAPVDAPLDAPVDAPVDAPVDAPVDAPVDAPVDTPVDTPVDAPVDAPVDTPVDAPVDAPVDAPVDAPVDAPVDAPVDTPVDAPVDAPVDVPVDAPVDTPVDAPVDAPVDAPVDAPVDAPVDAPVDTPVDAPVDAPVDAPVDTPVDAPVDAPVDAPVDTPVDAPVDAPVDAPVDAPVDAPVDTPVDTPVDAPVDAPVDTPVDAPVDAPVDAPVDAPVDAPVDAPVDAPVDAPVDTPVDAPVDAPVDAPVDTPVDAPVDAPVDAPVDTPVDAPVDAPVDAPVDAPVDAPVDTPVDTPVDAPVDAPVDTPVDAPVDAPVDAPVDTPVDAPVDAPVDAPVDTSVDAPVDAPVDAPVDAPVDAPVDAPVDAPVDAPFDAPVDAPVDAPVDAPVDTPVDAPVDAPVDVPVDAPVDTPVDAPVDAPVDAPVDAPVDAPIPPIDLPIDLPIDLPIDNSESNESGERPHNSGSNESGERPHKPHNSRSNESEERPHKPHNSGSNESGDSNETPCDGPVDAPVDAPVDAPVDTPVDAPVDAPVDAPVDTPVDAPVDAPVDAPVDTPVDAPVDAPVDAPVDTPVDAPVDAPVDAPDTPVDAPVDAPVDTPVDTPVDAPVDAPVDTPVDAPVDAPVDVPVDAPVDDPIDAPVDAPVDAPVDAPVDTPVDAPVDAPVDAPVDTPVDAPVDAPVDAPVDAPVDAPVDAPVDAPVDAPVDAPVDAPVDAPVDAPVDAPVDTPVDTPVDAPVDAPVDTPVDAPVDAPVDAPVDAPVDAPVDTPVDAPVDAPVDVPVDAPVDTPVDAPVDAPVDAPVDAPVDASIPPIDLPIDLPIDLPIDNSESNESGERPHNSGSKESGERPHKPHNSGSNESEERPHKPHNSGSNESGDSNETPLDTPVDAPVDAPVDASVDAPVDAPVDAPVDAPVDAPVDAPVDTPVDAPVDAPVDAPVDAPVDAPVDAPVDAPVDAPVDAPVDAPVDAPVDAPVDAPVDAPVDAPVDTPVDAPVDAPVDAPVDAPVDAPVDTPVDAPVDAPVDAPVDAPVDAPVDAPVDTPVDAPVDAPVDAPVDAPVDTPVDAPVDAPVDTPVDAPVDAPISPIDLPIDLPIDLPIDLNNSESRESGERPHRPHHSGSNEHGERPHKPHNSGSNESGERPHNSGSNESGERPHNSGSNESGERPHKPHNSGSNESGDSNETPCDVDTPVDAPVDAPVDAPVDAPVDAPVDAPVDAPVDAPVDVPVDAPVDAPVDTPVDAPVDAPVDAPVDAPVDAPVDAPVDAPVDAPVDAPVDAPVDAPVDAPVDAPVDAPVDAPVDAPVDTPVDAPVDAPVDTPVDAPVDAPVDAPVDTPVDAPVDAPVDAPVDAPVDAPDAPVDAPVDAPVDAPVDAPVDAPDAPVDAPVDAPVDAPVDAPVDAPVDAPVDAPVDAPVDAPVDAPITEDECRESQVPTLPVKQFGHGKELICTCSCKAFDELSSAVIATLAARPIFVSSGIPHVGDPKLDCSCNCVPAQECN from the exons ATGAAGTTACTATTTTGTGCTCTTGTGATAGTCTTCACCCAA ggTTTGTTTGCAGCCCCAAACCGAAAGGTGGATGAAATTTCAAAAGGGCGAGATCTTAAGAAATCACTAGCTGAAAAATCGAACGAGTCTTACGACTCtaccgattttgatgaattataTACTAATTTGAAGGCGACTAAACCACCAAAGGATACACcagaaaaatccaaaaaaggaaattcaaaATCCAGAGGAAGCAAACACTCAAATTCTCGTTCCGGTTCAGGATCACACGAGCCAAATGTGGGTTCTATTAAAGATGCAGTAGCTAGAAATCCGTTTAAAACTACCAAAGCCAACTCTAAGGCTAAGCCGAAAAACATATTTGGTTCAAAATCCAGAGGAAGACAAAACTCCGCCTCTCGATCATCCGAACCTAAAGTCGGTTCTATAGGCAAACTTTTAGGCGCAGTCAACGGTCTTGTCAAAAATACCGTAGCACCAATTCGAAACGcaccaaaatcaaaaataaatccaaAAACAAGTTCGGACAATTCCAGAAGACGTAAACCAAGCGACGACTCCGTTGCTGAATCAAACGAATCTGCAAAAGGCTCTGATGACAAACGCAACCATGATCATCGTCATCACAAGAATCACCATCACGACAGCGAGACCAGCACAAGTGAGGAAATTCCGTTGTGTCAACTTGAAGATGGACATGTAGTTCATCCCAAACCACATCATGGTCATCACGGCCATCACGGTCACCACGGACATCATGACCACG ATAAGCCAGTTGATGTTCCAGTCGATGCTCCAGTCGATGCCCCAGTTGATGCACCAGTcgatgctccag ttgatgctccaTGCGATAcaccag ttgatgctccagttgatgctccagtcGATGCACCAGTCGATGCACCAGTCGATGCTCCAGTAGATACACCAGTTGATGATCCAattgatgctccagttgatgctccagtaGATGCTCCAGTAGATGCTCCAGTAGATACACTAGTTGATGCTCCAGTCGATGCACCAGTCGATGCACCAGTCGATGCTCCAGTAGATACACCAGTTGACGCTCCAGTTGAcgctccagttgatgctccagttgatgctccagttgatgctccagttgatgcaccagttgatgctccagtaGATGCTCCAGTAGATGCACCAT TAGATGCACCAGtagatgctccagttgatgctccagttgacGCTCCCGtagatgctccagttgatgctccagttgataCTCCAGTAGATACTCCAGTTGATGcaccagttgatgctccagtagatactccagttgatgcaccagttgatgctccagttgatgctccagttgatgcaccagttgatgctccagttgatgctccagttgataCACCAGTTGATGCACCAGTTGACGCTCCAGTTGATGTACCAGTAGATGCTCCAGTAGATACTCCAGtagatgctccagttgatgctccagttgatgctccag TCGACGCTCCAGTTGATGCACCAGTTGATGCACCAGTTGATACACCAGtagatgctccagttgatgctccagttgatgctccagttgatacaccagtagatgctccagttgatgctccagttgatgctccagttgatacaccagtagatgctccagttgatgctccagttgatgctccagttg atgctccagttgatgctccagttgataCTCCAGTAGATACTCCAGTTGATGcaccagttgatgctccagtagatactccagttgatgctccagttgatgcacCAGTTGAcgctccagttgatgctccag TCGACGCTCCAGTTGATGCACCAGTTGATGCACCAGTTGATGCACCAGTTGATACACCAGtagatgctccagttgatgctccagttgatgctccagttgatacaccagtagatgctccagttgatgctccagttgatgctccagttgatacaccagtagatgctccagttgatgctccagttgatgctccagttg atgctccagttgatgctccagttgataCTCCAGTAGATACTCCAGTTGATGcaccagttgatgctccagtagatactccagttgatgctccagttgatgcacCAGTTGACGCTCCAG tagatacaccagttgatgctccagtcGATGCACCAGTCGATGCTCCAGTAGATACATCAGTTGACGCTCCAGTTGAcgctccagttgatgctccagttgatgctccagttgatgcaccagttgatgctccagtaGATGCTCCAGTAGATGCACCAT ttgatgctccagttgatgctccagttgatgcaccagttgatgctccagttgataCACCAGTTGATGCACCAGTTGACGCTCCAGTTGATGTACCAGTAGATGCTCCAGTAGATACTCCAGtagatgctccagttgatgctccagttgatgctccagttgatgctccagtcGATGCACCAATCCCTCCAATTGATCTACCAATAGATCTACCAATTGACCTTCCAATTG ATAATTCCGAATCAAATGAAAGTGGAGAACGACCACATAATTCCGGATCAAATGAAAGTGGAGAACGACCACACAAACCACATAATTCCAGATCAAATGAAAGTGAAGAACGACCACACAAACCACATAATTCCGGATCAAATGAAAGTGGAGACTCCAACGAAACACCATGTGATGGTCCAGTCGACGCTCCAGTTGATGCACCAGTTGATGCACCAGTTGATACACCAGtagatgctccagttgatgctccagttgatgctccagttgatacaccagtagatgctccagttgatgctccagttgatgctccagttgatacaccagtagatgctccagttgatgctccagttgatgctccagttgataCACCAGTAGATGCGCCAGTAGATGCACCAGTAGATGCTCCAGATACACCAGtagatgctccagttgatgctccagttgataCTCCAGTAGATACTCCAGTTGATGcaccagttgatgctccagtagatactccagttgatgctccagttgatgcacCAGTTGACGttccagttgatgctccagttgatgaTCCAattgatgctccagttgatgctccagtagatgctccagtagatgctccagtagatacaccagttgatgctccagtcGATGCACCAGTCGATGCTCCAGTAGATACACCAGTTGACGCTCCAGTTGAcgctccagttgatgctccagttgatgctccagttgatgcacCAGTTG ATGCACCAGtagatgctccagttgatgctccagttgacGCTCCCGtagatgctccagttgatgctccagttgatgctccagttgatgctccagttgataCTCCAGTAGATACTCCAGTTGATGcaccagttgatgctccagtagatactccagttgatgcaccagttgatgctccagttgatgcaccagttgatgctccagttgatgctccagttgataCACCAGTTGATGCACCAGTTGACGCTCCAGTTGATGTACCAGTAGATGCTCCAGTAGATACTCCAGtagatgctccagttgatgctccagttgatgctccagttgatgctccagtcGATGCATCAATCCCTCCAATTGATCTACCAATAGATCTACCAATTGACCTTCCAATTG ATAATTCCGAATCAAATGAAAGTGGAGAACGACCACATAATTCCGGATCAAAGGAAAGTGGAGAACGACCACACAAACCACATAATTCCGGATCAAATGAAAGTGAAGAACGACCGCACAAACCACATAATTCCGGATCAAATGAAAGTGGAGACTCCAACGAAACACCAT TAGATACTCCAGTTGATGCACCAGTTGATGCACCAGTTGATGCTTCAGTTGATGcaccagttgatgctccagttgatgctccagttgatgctcctGTTGATGCTCCAGTCGATGCTCCAGTAGATactccagttgatgctccagttgatgcacCAGTTGAcgctccagttgatgctccagttgatgctccagttgatgcaccagttgatgctccagttg ATGCACCAGtagatgctccagttgatgctccagttgatgctccagttgatgctccagtagatgctccagtagatgctccagtagatgctccagtagatacaccagttgatgctccagtcGATGCACCAGTCGATGCTCCAGTAGATGCACCAGTTGAcgctccagttg ATactccagttgatgctccagttgatgcacCAGTTGAcgctccagttgatgctccagttgatgctccagttgatgctccagtaGATACTCCAGTTGATGCACCAGTTGATGCACCAG tagatgctccagtagatgctccagttgatACACCAGTTGACGCACCAGTcgatgctccagttg ATactccagttgatgctccagtcGATGCACCAATATCTCCAATTGATCTACCAATAGATCTACCAATTGATCTTCCAATTGATCTTAATAACTCTGAATCACGCGAAAGTGGAGAACGACCACACAGACCTCATCATTCCGGATCAAATGAACATGGAGAACGACCACACAAACCACATAATTCCGGATCAAATGAAAGTGGAGAACGACCACATAATTCCGGATCAAATGAAAGTGGAGAACGACCACATAATTCCGGATCAAATGAAAGTGGAGAACGACCACACAAACCACATAATTCCGGATCAAATGAAAGTGGAGACTCCAACGAAACACCATGTGATG tagatactccagttgatgcaccagtagatgctccagttgatgctccagttgatgctccagttgatgcaccagttgatgctccagttgatgctccagttgatgctccagttgacgttccagttgatgctccagttgatgctccagtgGATACTCCAGTTGATGcaccagttgatgctccag TTGATGcaccagttgatgctccagttgatgcaccagttgatgctccagttgatgcacCAGTTGATGcaccagttgatgctccagtagatgctccagttgatgctccagttg ATGCACCAGtagatgctccagttgatgctccagtaGATGCTCCAGTAGATGCACCAGTTGATAcaccagttgatgctccagttgatgctccagtagatacaccagttgatgctccagtcGATGCACCAGTCGATGCTCCAGTAGATACACCAGTTGACGCTCCAGTTGATGCACCAGTTGATGcaccagttgatgctccagtaGATGCTCCAGATGCACCAGtagatgctccagttgatgcacCAGTTGATGcaccagttgatgctccagtaGATGCTCCAGATGCACCAGtagatgctccagttgatgcacCAGTTGATGCACCAGTTGATGCACCAGTTGATGCACCAGTTGAcgctccagttgatgctccagtaGATGCTCCAGTTGACGCTCCAGTTGATGCACCAATTACTGAGGATGAATGCCGAGAATCGCAAGTGCCAACATTACCAGTCAAACAATTCGGTCATGGCAAAGAACTCATTTGCACCTGCTCTTGTAAAGCATTTGATGAACTAAGCAGTGCAGTTATTGCCACGCTTGCAGCCAGACCTATATTTGTATCTTCTGGAATTCCACATGTTGGTGATCCGAAATTAGATTGCAGTTGCAATTGCGTACCTGCGCAGGAATGCAACTGA
- the LOC119079967 gene encoding nascent polypeptide-associated complex subunit alpha, muscle-specific form-like isoform X15 — protein sequence MKLLFCALVIVFTQGLFAAPNRKVDEISKGRDLKKSLAEKSNESYDSTDFDELYTNLKATKPPKDTPEKSKKGNSKSRGSKHSNSRSGSGSHEPNVGSIKDAVARNPFKTTKANSKAKPKNIFGSKSRGRQNSASRSSEPKVGSIGKLLGAVNGLVKNTVAPIRNAPKSKINPKTSSDNSRRRKPSDDSVAESNESAKGSDDKRNHDHRHHKNHHHDSETSTSEEIPLCQLEDGHVVHPKPHHGHHGHHGHHGHHDHDKPVDVPVDAPVDAPVDAPVDAPVDAPCDTPVDAPVDAPVDAPVDAPVDAPVDTPVDDPIDAPVDAPVDAPVDAPVDTLVDAPVDAPVDAPVDAPVDTPVDAPVDAPVDAPVDAPVDAPVDAPVDAPVDAPVDAPLDAPVDAPVDAPVDAPVDAPVDAPVDTPVDTPVDAPVDAPVDTPVDAPVDAPVDAPVDAPVDAPVDAPVDTPVDAPVDAPVDVPVDAPVDTPVDAPVDAPVDAPVDAPVDAPVDAPVDTPVDAPVDAPVDAPVDTPVDAPVDAPVDAPVDTPVDAPVDAPVDAPVDAPVDAPVDTPVDTPVDAPVDAPVDTPVDAPVDAPVDAPVDAPVDAPVDAPVDAPVDAPVDTPVDAPVDAPVDAPVDTPVDAPVDAPVDAPVDTPVDAPVDAPVDAPVDAPVDAPVDTPVDTPVDAPVDAPVDTPVDAPVDAPVDAPVDTPVDAPVDAPVDAPVDTSVDAPVDAPVDAPVDAPVDAPVDAPVDAPVDAPFDAPVDAPVDAPVDAPVDTPVDAPVDAPVDVPVDAPVDTPVDAPVDAPVDAPVDAPVDAPIPPIDLPIDLPIDLPIDNSESNESGERPHNSGSNESGERPHKPHNSRSNESEERPHKPHNSGSNESGDSNETPCDGPVDAPVDAPVDAPVDTPVDAPVDAPVDAPVDTPVDAPVDAPVDAPVDTPVDAPVDAPVDAPVDTPVDAPVDAPVDAPDTPVDAPVDAPVDTPVDTPVDAPVDAPVDTPVDAPVDAPVDVPVDAPVDDPIDAPVDAPVDAPVDAPVDTPVDAPVDAPVDAPVDTPVDAPVDAPVDAPVDAPVDAPVDAPVDAPVDAPVDAPVDAPVDAPVDAPVDAPVDTPVDTPVDAPVDAPVDTPVDAPVDAPVDAPVDAPVDAPVDTPVDAPVDAPVDVPVDAPVDTPVDAPVDAPVDAPVDAPVDASIPPIDLPIDLPIDLPIDNSESNESGERPHNSGSKESGERPHKPHNSGSNESGERPHRPHHSGSNEHGERPHKPHNSGSNESGERPHNSGSNESGERPHNSGSNESGERPHKPHNSGSNESGDSNETPCDVDTPVDAPVDAPVDAPVDAPVDAPVDAPVDAPVDAPVDVPVDAPVDAPVDTPVDAPVDAPVDAPVDAPVDAPVDAPVDAPVDAPVDAPVDAPVDAPVDAPVDAPVDAPVDAPVDAPVDTPVDAPVDAPVDTPVDAPVDAPVDAPVDTPVDAPVDAPVDAPVDAPVDAPDAPVDAPVDAPVDAPVDAPVDAPDAPVDAPVDAPVDAPVDAPVDAPVDAPVDAPVDAPVDAPVDAPITEDECRESQVPTLPVKQFGHGKELICTCSCKAFDELSSAVIATLAARPIFVSSGIPHVGDPKLDCSCNCVPAQECN from the exons ATGAAGTTACTATTTTGTGCTCTTGTGATAGTCTTCACCCAA ggTTTGTTTGCAGCCCCAAACCGAAAGGTGGATGAAATTTCAAAAGGGCGAGATCTTAAGAAATCACTAGCTGAAAAATCGAACGAGTCTTACGACTCtaccgattttgatgaattataTACTAATTTGAAGGCGACTAAACCACCAAAGGATACACcagaaaaatccaaaaaaggaaattcaaaATCCAGAGGAAGCAAACACTCAAATTCTCGTTCCGGTTCAGGATCACACGAGCCAAATGTGGGTTCTATTAAAGATGCAGTAGCTAGAAATCCGTTTAAAACTACCAAAGCCAACTCTAAGGCTAAGCCGAAAAACATATTTGGTTCAAAATCCAGAGGAAGACAAAACTCCGCCTCTCGATCATCCGAACCTAAAGTCGGTTCTATAGGCAAACTTTTAGGCGCAGTCAACGGTCTTGTCAAAAATACCGTAGCACCAATTCGAAACGcaccaaaatcaaaaataaatccaaAAACAAGTTCGGACAATTCCAGAAGACGTAAACCAAGCGACGACTCCGTTGCTGAATCAAACGAATCTGCAAAAGGCTCTGATGACAAACGCAACCATGATCATCGTCATCACAAGAATCACCATCACGACAGCGAGACCAGCACAAGTGAGGAAATTCCGTTGTGTCAACTTGAAGATGGACATGTAGTTCATCCCAAACCACATCATGGTCATCACGGCCATCACGGTCACCACGGACATCATGACCACG ATAAGCCAGTTGATGTTCCAGTCGATGCTCCAGTCGATGCCCCAGTTGATGCACCAGTcgatgctccag ttgatgctccaTGCGATAcaccag ttgatgctccagttgatgctccagtcGATGCACCAGTCGATGCACCAGTCGATGCTCCAGTAGATACACCAGTTGATGATCCAattgatgctccagttgatgctccagtaGATGCTCCAGTAGATGCTCCAGTAGATACACTAGTTGATGCTCCAGTCGATGCACCAGTCGATGCACCAGTCGATGCTCCAGTAGATACACCAGTTGACGCTCCAGTTGAcgctccagttgatgctccagttgatgctccagttgatgctccagttgatgcaccagttgatgctccagtaGATGCTCCAGTAGATGCACCAT TAGATGCACCAGtagatgctccagttgatgctccagttgacGCTCCCGtagatgctccagttgatgctccagttgataCTCCAGTAGATACTCCAGTTGATGcaccagttgatgctccagtagatactccagttgatgcaccagttgatgctccagttgatgctccagttgatgcaccagttgatgctccagttgatgctccagttgataCACCAGTTGATGCACCAGTTGACGCTCCAGTTGATGTACCAGTAGATGCTCCAGTAGATACTCCAGtagatgctccagttgatgctccagttgatgctccag TCGACGCTCCAGTTGATGCACCAGTTGATGCACCAGTTGATACACCAGtagatgctccagttgatgctccagttgatgctccagttgatacaccagtagatgctccagttgatgctccagttgatgctccagttgatacaccagtagatgctccagttgatgctccagttgatgctccagttg atgctccagttgatgctccagttgataCTCCAGTAGATACTCCAGTTGATGcaccagttgatgctccagtagatactccagttgatgctccagttgatgcacCAGTTGAcgctccagttgatgctccag TCGACGCTCCAGTTGATGCACCAGTTGATGCACCAGTTGATGCACCAGTTGATACACCAGtagatgctccagttgatgctccagttgatgctccagttgatacaccagtagatgctccagttgatgctccagttgatgctccagttgatacaccagtagatgctccagttgatgctccagttgatgctccagttg atgctccagttgatgctccagttgataCTCCAGTAGATACTCCAGTTGATGcaccagttgatgctccagtagatactccagttgatgctccagttgatgcacCAGTTGACGCTCCAG tagatacaccagttgatgctccagtcGATGCACCAGTCGATGCTCCAGTAGATACATCAGTTGACGCTCCAGTTGAcgctccagttgatgctccagttgatgctccagttgatgcaccagttgatgctccagtaGATGCTCCAGTAGATGCACCAT ttgatgctccagttgatgctccagttgatgcaccagttgatgctccagttgataCACCAGTTGATGCACCAGTTGACGCTCCAGTTGATGTACCAGTAGATGCTCCAGTAGATACTCCAGtagatgctccagttgatgctccagttgatgctccagttgatgctccagtcGATGCACCAATCCCTCCAATTGATCTACCAATAGATCTACCAATTGACCTTCCAATTG ATAATTCCGAATCAAATGAAAGTGGAGAACGACCACATAATTCCGGATCAAATGAAAGTGGAGAACGACCACACAAACCACATAATTCCAGATCAAATGAAAGTGAAGAACGACCACACAAACCACATAATTCCGGATCAAATGAAAGTGGAGACTCCAACGAAACACCATGTGATGGTCCAGTCGACGCTCCAGTTGATGCACCAGTTGATGCACCAGTTGATACACCAGtagatgctccagttgatgctccagttgatgctccagttgatacaccagtagatgctccagttgatgctccagttgatgctccagttgatacaccagtagatgctccagttgatgctccagttgatgctccagttgataCACCAGTAGATGCGCCAGTAGATGCACCAGTAGATGCTCCAGATACACCAGtagatgctccagttgatgctccagttgataCTCCAGTAGATACTCCAGTTGATGcaccagttgatgctccagtagatactccagttgatgctccagttgatgcacCAGTTGACGttccagttgatgctccagttgatgaTCCAattgatgctccagttgatgctccagtagatgctccagtagatgctccagtagatacaccagttgatgctccagtcGATGCACCAGTCGATGCTCCAGTAGATACACCAGTTGACGCTCCAGTTGAcgctccagttgatgctccagttgatgctccagttgatgcacCAGTTG ATGCACCAGtagatgctccagttgatgctccagttgacGCTCCCGtagatgctccagttgatgctccagttgatgctccagttgatgctccagttgataCTCCAGTAGATACTCCAGTTGATGcaccagttgatgctccagtagatactccagttgatgcaccagttgatgctccagttgatgcaccagttgatgctccagttgatgctccagttgataCACCAGTTGATGCACCAGTTGACGCTCCAGTTGATGTACCAGTAGATGCTCCAGTAGATACTCCAGtagatgctccagttgatgctccagttgatgctccagttgatgctccagtcGATGCATCAATCCCTCCAATTGATCTACCAATAGATCTACCAATTGACCTTCCAATTG ATAATTCCGAATCAAATGAAAGTGGAGAACGACCACATAATTCCGGATCAAAGGAAAGTGGAGAACGACCACACAAACCACATAATTCCGGATCAAATGAAA GTGGAGAACGACCACACAGACCTCATCATTCCGGATCAAATGAACATGGAGAACGACCACACAAACCACATAATTCCGGATCAAATGAAAGTGGAGAACGACCACATAATTCCGGATCAAATGAAAGTGGAGAACGACCACATAATTCCGGATCAAATGAAAGTGGAGAACGACCACACAAACCACATAATTCCGGATCAAATGAAAGTGGAGACTCCAACGAAACACCATGTGATG tagatactccagttgatgcaccagtagatgctccagttgatgctccagttgatgctccagttgatgcaccagttgatgctccagttgatgctccagttgatgctccagttgacgttccagttgatgctccagttgatgctccagtgGATACTCCAGTTGATGcaccagttgatgctccag TTGATGcaccagttgatgctccagttgatgcaccagttgatgctccagttgatgcacCAGTTGATGcaccagttgatgctccagtagatgctccagttgatgctccagttg ATGCACCAGtagatgctccagttgatgctccagtaGATGCTCCAGTAGATGCACCAGTTGATAcaccagttgatgctccagttgatgctccagtagatacaccagttgatgctccagtcGATGCACCAGTCGATGCTCCAGTAGATACACCAGTTGACGCTCCAGTTGATGCACCAGTTGATGcaccagttgatgctccagtaGATGCTCCAGATGCACCAGtagatgctccagttgatgcacCAGTTGATGcaccagttgatgctccagtaGATGCTCCAGATGCACCAGtagatgctccagttgatgcacCAGTTGATGCACCAGTTGATGCACCAGTTGATGCACCAGTTGAcgctccagttgatgctccagtaGATGCTCCAGTTGACGCTCCAGTTGATGCACCAATTACTGAGGATGAATGCCGAGAATCGCAAGTGCCAACATTACCAGTCAAACAATTCGGTCATGGCAAAGAACTCATTTGCACCTGCTCTTGTAAAGCATTTGATGAACTAAGCAGTGCAGTTATTGCCACGCTTGCAGCCAGACCTATATTTGTATCTTCTGGAATTCCACATGTTGGTGATCCGAAATTAGATTGCAGTTGCAATTGCGTACCTGCGCAGGAATGCAACTGA